The region TGCAGGAGCACGTCGCAACGTTCCGGGACTACCTGCGCGCCAACGCCGACACCCCGGAAGCGCAGGAACTACTGGCCGCCAAGTTCATGGGCCGCTGGCGAAGCGGCGCGCCGCTGGTGCTCGCCCCGGACAAGGACGATCCCGAACTCGGCGCAGATCCGATGCGCAACAACGACTACAACTACAAAGAGATGGACCCCTTCGGATATGCCTGTCCACTGGGATCACATGCCCGCAGGCTCAATCCACGCGATACCGCGCACTACATGAACCGGCGCCGGATGATCCGGCGTGGCGCCACCTACGGGCCAGCGCTGCCTGAGGGCGCGCCCGACGACGGCGTCGACCGCGGCATCGCCGCATTCATCATCTGCGCCGACCTGGTGCGACAGTTCGAGTTCGCGCAGAACGTCTGGATCAACGACAAAACGTTCCACGAACTGGGCAACGAGCACGACCCGATCTGCGGCACCCAGGACGGCACGCTGGACTACACCGTGCCCAAGCGGCCGATCCGCAAGGTACACAAGGGAATTCCAGCGTTCACCACGCTCAGGGGTGGCGCGTACTTCTTCCTACCAGGCATCAACGCCATCCGTTATCTCGCCACGCTCTAGAAGGACCGATCATGCGGGCACGCACCTACAACCAGAGCCACGTCGCACGCAGCCACGACGGACGCAGGCGCATCAGCATCTACTGGACGTGGAGCTATCCCTGGGAGTCGCAACGGGATCCGGCGGTCATCTACAACCGGTTCTCCACCATGACCGAAGTGCGCAGCGTGGCATGGCCTGCCTACGAGACGCCCGAGTACGACGCCGCGAACTTCCTCCAGGGCATCGCGGGCACACTCGAACTGTTCCACCGCTCGACGCTGTCGTTCCAGGAACTGGCCGAGGAGGCCACCGGCCACCCGGTGGCCGTGTTCCAGCGCATCGACCAGGCCGGCTACCAGCTGCCGATCGACGAGCGCATCCTCGCCGACACCGACACGCTGATGGTGTTCGGGCTCGACCATCTGCTGTCCCAGCAAGAAGCCGCGCCTGAAGAGATCGCCGCCATCAAGGCATGGCTCGAGCGGGAAGGCACCTGCCTGCTGCTGGCGCCCCACCATGACGTCGGCTTCACCGACGATCCCGCCCAGCAGCAGATCGAATACGAACACCACGGTGACCGACTGGTTCCACGCCAGCAGCGGTTCGGCCAGTACACCAGGTCCCTGATGCAGGCGCTCGACGTCCCTGTGCACAACATCTGGGGGCTGCGTCCTGCCGTTGTCGAGGGCAGCAAGGAGATCGCGCCGCTCACCGGCTTTCGCGACCTCGACACCCCGCGACTGCTCGACAACGTCACCACCTTCAACTTCCATCCCCACCTGCCGCACTACGAGTTGACGGCACCGGAAGGCAAGGATGTTCAGGTACTCGGCCGTCAGCGGGTCGACCCGAACAGGCCGCACCCGTTCACCGAGGCAGGCGAGACCGAATTCAACGCGCTGATCTGGATGCCGCCGAGCGGTCAGCGCGCGGGCGACATCGTGCTGATCGACTCGACGCACTTCACCACGCTGTTCGGCGGCACCGACAGCCTGCGCAACCTGTGGCGCAACCTGGCGGTCATGAAGTGACGCCGATGGGCGATGATGGCTCATGCCGAATAGAACCGTATTCATCACCGGAGCCGCCGCAGGCATCGGCCGCGCGACCGCGCTGACCTTCGCCAAGAAGGGCTACACCGTCGGTGGCTACGACATCGACGAGGTCGGTCTGAAAGCCTTGGCCGACGAGATCGAGGGCCTGGGCGGTACCGCCGTCGTCGGCCACCTCGACGTCACCGACCCGGCCGAAATGGCGCAGCGGGTGGACGAATTCGTCGACGCCGCAGGCGGTCGACTCGACGTGATGATCAACAACGCTGGCATCCTGCTGGCAGGACGGTTCGAGGAGATCGACGTCAGCAGACATCTCAAAGAGATCGACATCAACACCAAAGGTGTCGTGAACGGGCTACATGCCGCGTTTCCGTACCTGCGTGACACCGCCGACTCGGTCGTCGTCAACCTCGCGTCCGCGTCAGCGATCTACGGTCAGGCCGAGTTGGCCAACTACAGCGCCACCAAGTTCTTCGTCCGTGGCATCACCGAGGCCCTCGACCTCGAATGGCAGCGCCACGGCATCCGGGTGATCTCGATGTGGCCGCTGTACGTGCAGACCGCGATGACGGACCACATCCGAACCGGCACAACGGAATCGCTCGGCATCCGGCTCACCGCGCAGGACGTCGCCGACGCGATCGCCAAGGCCGTTACGCCGTCCCGGCTGCGCCGAGCCATCCACCAGGTCCATTTTCCGGTCGGCTCGCAGACCAAGATGATGGCCGCGGCTTCCCGATTCTCCCCGGCGTGGGTGATCCGGCTGGCCAACAAGCGACTGGCACACTCCTGACATGTTCCGAATGACAGTCGAGGACGTGTTCGTCATCCGCAACCGCGGCACTGTCGCGACGGGCCGGGTGGAAAGCGGTGTCCTGCGTGTCGGCGACACCGTGCGGATCGACGGCAAACTCGACGCGCGCGTCGACAGCATCGGCGTGCTCTTCCGAGATGTCGACAAGGCACTACTCGACCGCGGTTCGGTGCTCACTGGGTCCGGCGAGTCGCCGTTCATCGTCTGAGCGTCAGCCACCCACCTCGACGCTCATCACGTCGGCGATTCCACTGATCTTGAGCACCGGCATCAGGATCGGATTGACCACCACGCGAACGCGATCGCCGCACGCGAACAGCGCGTTGATCGCGCCACTGTCCAGATATTCGATGCCTTGCAGATCCAGGCTCACCGGCTGGCCGTCCGCTTGCGCCAGCGCGCCGGTGAGCGCGTCGTTGAACCGGTCCAGGTTGCTCATGTCCAACTCACCCGTTGCGGTGACGACGATCTGGCCGTCCGGGCCGCGGCTGGTGGACACCGTCATTGGCGTGGCCATCACGCGATCCTCATGTTCATCGCCACCGTGGTGCCCTCGACGCCGGGCGAGATGTCCACGGTGTGCATCAATCCGCGCATCAGCATGATGCCGCGCCCCCGGTCGGGGTTGGCCGCGGGCTGCGGCGTCTTCCACGATCCGGCATCGGCGACGGTCACGTGCAGACTGTCTCCCGACGCTGTGGCATGCAGGCGCACCACTCCCTCCTGGTCGTCACGGTGCCCGTGTTCGATGGAGTTAGCCAGCGCTTCGCCGGTCGCCACCAGCACATTGACCGCCTGATCCTGGCTGACCCCCGCCTGGGTCAGCCACCTGCGCAGCGCCGTGCGGATCGGTGCCAACTGGTCGGCTTCGGCAGGGATCGCGATGCTCAACGGCGGCGGGTGCCGGTACAGCAGCATGGCGACGTCGTCCTGGTAGCCGTCGCCCGGCGTGATGCGCGACATGATCGAGTCGGCGAGTTCGTCGAGAGCTGCCTCACGGTTGTCGACAACCAGATCCGCAGCCCGGTTGATTCCGCGATCCAGCGGTTCACGCCGCCGCTCGACGAGGCCATCGGTGTAGAGCAGCAGCGTCGACCGGAACGGCAGCATCCGACGAGCCTCGGTGCGGACGCCGCTGAATCCCAGACCGAGCGGAATGGCGCGGCCGCCGTCGAGCAGTTCGACGCTTCGGTCGGCGTGCACCACCACCGGCGGGGGATGGCCTGCACTCGCATACACCAACTCGCCGGTGTCCTGATTCAGCACCGCGCAGAACGCCGTGGTGGTTCGCGCGCCAGGCAGCCGGCCGGCAAACCGGTCCAACGCGGTCAGCACAGCGCACGGGCTTGGCTGTTCCAGCAGCAGCGCCCGGCATGCGCTTTTGAGCTGCCCCATGACGGTGGCGGCACCGAGGCCGTGACCGACGCAGTCACCGACCACCAGCCCGATGCGGCCGTCGTCGAGATCGACGACGTCGTACCAATCGCCGCCGACTTGCAGCGGCCTTGTCGCGGGTTGGTACCGCGCAGCGAATCCGCCCGGCAGCACGGCAGGTCCGAGAATGGCGGTCTGCAAAGCCAATGCGGTTTCCCGTTGCTGGTCAAGGTGATACACCCGTTGCAGGCCCTGACCGAGCCGGCTGGCGAGCACAGTGAGCAGGGTGCTGTCTTCGGTGGTGAACGGCCGCCGCTCGGCCAACTCGAGGTACAGCACGAGGATTCCGTGCGGATGTTGCAGCGCAATGGCCGCCGTCCCCGGTGTTGTCGTGTCGCTGACCAGCAGGTCGCCGTCACGCACCGCGGCCAGTCGGCGGCGGATAAGTTCGGAGATGTCCGACCACTGTGTCGAGGATCCCGCCGAGTGGATCCGCGGCGCGTCCTGGCCGGAATCCGTCGACGACACGGCGAACGTGGCGGCCAACACCGTGCGGGCGTGCCAGAGTCTTCGTAACTCCTCCGTGGCCGCGGCGACCGCGTCATCGAGAGTGTCGGCCTGTGCGAGTCGCTCAGTGAGCTCGGCCAGGGCGGTATCACGTTGCAGGGCGT is a window of Mycobacterium sp. 3519A DNA encoding:
- a CDS encoding EF-Tu/IF-2/RF-3 family GTPase, yielding MFRMTVEDVFVIRNRGTVATGRVESGVLRVGDTVRIDGKLDARVDSIGVLFRDVDKALLDRGSVLTGSGESPFIV
- a CDS encoding SDR family oxidoreductase, yielding MPNRTVFITGAAAGIGRATALTFAKKGYTVGGYDIDEVGLKALADEIEGLGGTAVVGHLDVTDPAEMAQRVDEFVDAAGGRLDVMINNAGILLAGRFEEIDVSRHLKEIDINTKGVVNGLHAAFPYLRDTADSVVVNLASASAIYGQAELANYSATKFFVRGITEALDLEWQRHGIRVISMWPLYVQTAMTDHIRTGTTESLGIRLTAQDVADAIAKAVTPSRLRRAIHQVHFPVGSQTKMMAAASRFSPAWVIRLANKRLAHS
- a CDS encoding STAS domain-containing protein; the encoded protein is MATPMTVSTSRGPDGQIVVTATGELDMSNLDRFNDALTGALAQADGQPVSLDLQGIEYLDSGAINALFACGDRVRVVVNPILMPVLKISGIADVMSVEVGG